In a genomic window of Salvelinus fontinalis isolate EN_2023a chromosome 7, ASM2944872v1, whole genome shotgun sequence:
- the LOC129859716 gene encoding inner centromere protein-like, with protein MLHRYLPHFFNDDSIPPQQTVEGTTEVSVAPVAISNIKEEDRFYPFSLPPLAQRFIGNSFNVPETSQPAVSATECRVAKEATAGTATVKRENLWAARILPSVLPPCLPPVIDDDFMPPEHTVEDAYEVSFATEATSGTATVDGVDRSAAKCPVPMLPPLPCVFDIDYKLPGAAVEGTNKCPVANETTNDVSTHLKEDMAADQSPPDSAALPPSSPCIRDSEHKLTKEEKEDATEFSLATEITVGTSIVQGEDLDKSPAPRLPPILSHILDNDHKQPEETKESATKCSVAANSEDPSAATGLPSVLPSSLQLVFDNDYKRPEDAVEGTSKCPVASEAAASVSTVLQEEFLTDKSLPAPAALSLSLPCTHNINHKQPEETVENTTECSVDIEASAVASTVKREEMMGDKCPVLALPPSLACIHDKDHKQPDQKGRGTTEEVDICPHAHQLVSDADLTLATCNDEPPTPLICIVTKMPVRVGASICRSEDEEPRPWTLEEAKDCWIRLEIESEERSVKDVSPRERERKEMKHKQEEQKKREEQKKREKKDMKEREKEQKKVMKAEKKREKLEQKKREKERKEKEKAEKKRLQGLMKIHNDMMKDRIKKEKKCSEELKKREKAQAEFLEMERKIQVKEEKKREKMRKEERKRLEKKKEGASWRWN; from the exons ATGCTGCATCGATACCTGCCACACTTCTTTAACGATGACTCCATTCCACCACAGCAGACAGTAGAGGGAACCACTGAGGTCTCAGTTGCTCCAGTGGCAATATCTAATATCAAGGAAGAGGACAGATTCTATCCTTTCTCCCTCCCACCACTGGCTCAGCGGTTCATTGGCAATTCATTCAATGTCCCGGAAACCTCCCAGCCTGCTGTTTCAGCCACGGAGTGCCGAGTTGCCAAAGAGGCCACTGCAGGTACAGCCACTGTCAAGAGAGAGAACCTATGGGCAGCTAGAATTCTTCCTTCAGTGCTGCCTCCATGCCTGCCACCAGTCATTGACGATGACTTCATGCCTCCAGAGCACACAGTAGAGGATGCCTATGAGGTCTCATTTGCTACAGAGGCCACTTCAGGCACAGCTACTGTTGATGGAGTGGACAGATCCGCAGCTAAATGCCCTGTCCCAATGCTGCCTCCACTGCCATGTGTTTTTGACATTGACTACAAACTGCCAGGGGCGGCAGTAGAGGGAACCAACAAGTGTCCAGTTGCCAATGAAACAACCAATGATGTGTCCACTCACCTCAAAGAAGACATGGCAGCCGATCAAAGCCCTCCTGACTCTGCAGCACTGCCTCCAAGCTCGCCATGTATCCGTGACTCTGAACACAAACTGACCAAGGAGGAAAAAGAGGATGCCACTGAGTTCTCCCTTGCCACAGAGATCACTGTAGGCACATCCATTGTCCAGGGAGAGGACCTAGATAAAAGCCCTGCTCCAAGACTGCCTCCAATCTTGTCACACATTTtggacaatgaccataagcagCCAGAGGAGACGAAGGAGAGCGCCACTAAGTGCTCAGTCGCCGCTAATAGCGAGGATCCATCGGCAGCTACAGGTCTTCCCTCAGTGCTGCCTTCAAGCCTGCAACTTGTCTTTGACAATGACTACAAACGGCCAGAGGATGCAGTAGAGGGTACCAGCAAGTGTCCAGTTGCCAGTGAAGCAGCCGCTTCCGTGTCTACTGTCCTCCAAGAGGAGTTTTTGACTGATAAAAGTCTTCCTGCACCCGCAGCACTGTCTCTAAGCCTACCCTGCACCCACAACATTAACCACAAACAGCCAGAGGAGACAGTTGAGAACACCACAGAGTGCTCAGTTGACATAGAGGCAAGTGCAGTTGCATCCACTGTCAAGAGAGAGGAAATGATGGGTGATAAATGCCCTGTCCTTGCACTTCCTCCAAGCCTGGCATGCATCCATGACAAGGACCACAAGCAGCCAGATCAGAAAGGGAGGGGCACTACTGAGGAGGTGGATATCTGCCCTCACGCTCACCAGCTGGTCTCAGATGCTGACTTAACTCTGGCAACATGCAATGATGAGCCGCCCACCCCTCTGATCTGCATTGTCACTAAGATGCCTGTTAGAGTGGGAGCCTCCATATGCAGGTCAGAGGATGAGGAACCCAGGCCCTGGACCCTGGAAGAGGCAAAG GATTGTTGGataagacttgaaattgagagtgaagagaggagcgTCAAGGATGTGAgcccgagggagagagagagaaaggagatgaaACACAAGCAGGAGGAGcaaaaaaagagggaggagcaaaaaaagagggagaagaaagacatgaaggagagagagaaagagcagaagaAAGTCATGAAGgctgagaagaagagggagaagttagaacagaaaaagagagagaaggaaagaaaagaGAAGGAAAAGGCAGAGAAAAAGAGGTTACAGGGGCTGATGAAGATACATAATGACATGATGAAAGACAGGATTAAGAAAGAGAAGAAGTGTTCTGAGGagctgaaaaagagagagaaagctcaAGCTGAGTTcctggagatggagagaaagattcaagttaaagaggagaagaagagagaaaagatgaggaaagaggagaggaagagactggagaagaagaaagagggagCCAGCTGGAGGTGGAACTGA